Proteins co-encoded in one Ictalurus punctatus breed USDA103 chromosome 18, Coco_2.0, whole genome shotgun sequence genomic window:
- the LOC128635342 gene encoding putative proline-rich protein 21 produces the protein MLLAHLSLPCCYLYTTVSLLAKRPVTHTSSHVHTFYTPLYTFTHLHTFTHRPRTFTHRPHTVHAPLHTVHAPLHTVHTPSTHLYTPSTHLYTPSTHRPRTFTHRPRTFTHRPRTFTHRPRTFTHRPRTFTHRPHTVHAPLHTVHAPLHTVHAPLHTVHTPSTHLYTPSTHRPRTFTHRPRTFTHRPRTFTHRPRTFTHRPHTVHVPLHTVHTPSTHLYTPSTHRPRTFTHRPRTFTHRPHTVHAPLHTVHTPLHTVHTPSTHLYTPSTHVYAPSKPLLHTCIHICTPTHLYPLSTHLLHIFMHLLNPFYTPSKPLLHTF, from the coding sequence ATGCTGTTAGCTCACCTCTCGCTCCCATGCTGCTATTTATACACCACCGTCTCACTGTTAGCCAAGAGACCCGTGACCCATACATCCTCTCATGTACACACCTTCTACACAcctttatacacatttacacacctgcacacctttacacaccgtCCACGCACCTTTACACACCGTCCACACACCGTCCACGCACCTTTACACACCGTCCACGCACCTTTACACACCGTCCACACACCGTCCACGCACCTTTACACACCGTCCACGCACCTTTACACACCGTCCACACACCGTCCACGCACCTTTACACACCGTCCACGCACCTTTACACACCGTCCACGCACCTTTACACACCGTCCACGCACCTTTACACACCGTCCACGCACCTTTACACACCGTCCACACACCGTCCACGCACCTTTACACACCGTCCACGCACCTTTACACACCGTCCACGCACCTTTACACACCGTCCACACACCGTCCACGCACCTTTACACACCGTCCACACACCGTCCACGCACCTTTACACACCGTCCACGCACCTTTACACACCGTCCACGCACCTTTACACACCGTCCACGCACCTTTACACACCGTCCACACACCGTCCACGTACCTTTACACACCGTCCACACACCATCCACGCACCTTTACACACCGTCCACACACCGTCCACGCACCTTTACACACCGTCCACGCACCTTTACACACCGTCCACACACCGTCCACGCACCTTTACACACCGtccacacacctttacacaccgtCCACACACCGtccacacacctttacacaccgtCCACGCACGTTTATGCACCTTCTAAACCCCTTctacatacatgtatacacatttgcacacctacacacctttACCCGCTTTCTACACATCTTCTTCACATCTTTATGCACCTTCTAAACCCCTTCTACACACCTTCTAAACCCCTTCTACACACCTTCTAA